The following is a genomic window from Planctomycetia bacterium.
GGGGATGCTCATGCGCTTCGCCGGCGGGAATGACCGCCCACTCGGGATCGACTGCCTCCAGGAACGGCAGGGCGCTGGCACCCTCAGAACCGTGGTGAGCCACCTGTAGCACGGTGGACTTGAGAGAGCACTTCTCGGGCAGCAACTTCATCATGTCCAGCATGTCGGCCTCTTCGCTTTCGACGAATTCATCGGGGACTGGATTCTGCAGCTTCAGCGGCCGGCCGTTGATGTCGCCGGTGATGAGGAATGAGACGTCGCCGTAGATCAGCCGAAATACGAGCGACGCGTTGTTTCGCTGTTCGGCCTCGCGGTAGCGGCGATTGGTCTTCGGGTCGATCTTCGGCGGCTGAGCATCGACGTTGAGGTATCGCACGCAGATGTCATCTTTCGCCGTCGTCGTGCCGCAGTCGTCGATGATCTCCAGGTCGCCGGGCGATACCCAGTCGGAGATGGGCATGTAAATCTTGCAATCCTCCTCGCTGCGAACCGCGCTGAGCATGGCCTGCCATTTCGAGTTGGACTTCTCAATGGGCGGACTGGTGTAGCCGGTGT
Proteins encoded in this region:
- a CDS encoding MBL fold metallo-hydrolase, which translates into the protein MFRSITSWGACFALFVSGLAQAAEPPTHKTPISEVQLNRDHLRVHFIDVSGGLAMLVQTPDDGVRIFIDGGISGLDDMVRYVRHFVPTSKPINIAIVTHPDSDHYYGMFKIFKTYDVEQFWNTGYTSPPIEKSNSKWQAMLSAVRSEEDCKIYMPISDWVSPGDLEIIDDCGTTTAKDDICVRYLNVDAQPPKIDPKTNRRYREAEQRNNASLVFRLIYGDVSFLITGDINGRPLKLQNPVPDEFVESEEADMLDMMKLLPEKCSLKSTVLQVAHHGSEGASALPFLEAVDPEWAVIPAGEAHEHPHEGSIKRLKKAGVKPDHILRTDEGDQSGRGDEPPADDSFIFETDGRTITKVWWVEMEE